The following is a genomic window from bacterium.
GGTCTCGGGGGTGACGCTGCAGCGGATGAGCCCCTTTTCTTCGGCCAGGTCCTTGATAGCCAACACGGCCGCGTTCAGGACCGACGGGTCGAGGGGCTGACCGCTCGTGACCCGGCTCTCGATGGCCTTAGCCACGTCGTCCTCGTCGAGATCCTTCACGCCGATGTAGGACACGACGCCGATGGTCGCCCGCTCCACCACCTCGAAGATGAGCTTTACCCCGTCCTCGTAGGGCTCCGTCAGGATGGCGACGTCGTCAAAGACGCCCTGGTCGAAGAGGCGGGTGATGTCGGCGGCGACGACGTCGGTGTCCAGGGGCTGGCCGACGCGCGAGGAGACGCGCTCGAAGACGTACTGGTCGTCGTAGATGTGGTTGCCGCGGACCTCCATGGCGCGGATGACGGGCGCCTTATCCTGCGCGTGGACGGTCGCGCCGAGGAGGAGGACGACCAGGAGGGCGTAAACGGGGCCTTTTATGGGCATGATTGCGACGGCGTTCCGACGGATGGTGTTGTGGCAGGCGATTTTGACACGCCGGTCCAGGGGCTGTCAACCTCGAAGGGGGCCCGGATGAAAAGACGAGGGTCACCCGCCATCCGAACCCCCATTAAATACGCAGAAGGCGTCAAATGGTGCCCGAAGACGAGTCTTGACGGGAAGGCGGTCCGGGGTATATGTTGGTTTCTCGGGAGGACCATGCGGCGTTTTTTTCTCATCCCTCCTGGGCTCCTCGCGGCGCTTCTTCTCCCGGGCTGCGAGACGCCCGCGGGACCCTCCGCTCCGGCGGAGCTCGGATATCTCTGGGCCCGAGCCCTGGCCGACCCCGTGGCCGGGGACTGGAATCCGGACGCGCCCTGCTCGGGTGTTTCGGGCGTCGTGGACCCGGACGGCCTCCTCACGGACGGCGGCCTCTTCGACAGCTCCTGGCGGTTTTACTACCGCGCGGGGGAGGTCTACCTGTGCCTCACGGTGGACCCCTCGGGCGGCGTGACCGCCGAGGAGGTGTCGGGCTCCTACGGTGCCGAGGCCGAGGTTCCCGAATCCCTCGATTCCCCGGCCATCATGGAACTGGTGAGGGCGTACATCGAGGAGAAGAATCTTCTGCGGTCGCCGACGGTGCTCCAGCGGGTCGGGATGGGGCTCCTCGCCTCGACTGATGAACCCGAGCCGCTCTGGGAGATCGAGGCGGGCTACGACTACCCGACACCGGTCTGCGGCGACTGGTCCGGCGAGGATTTGCCGGAGGCACAGCTCGCTTCGCTCGGTTCCGGGGCGGCGGTGAGCTTCATGCTCACCGGGCTGGACTACGTGGACGACTTCCGGCTGACCATCGAAGTGGCGGGGGCGGACGAGACCTTCGTCATAGATCGGATGGTTCCGCGCGACAAAGACGGCGACGGCTTTTTGGATTGGTTCGGCGCCACGGCGTACTTCTGGGATTACACCCTCACGCTGCGGGTGGACGGCTACCTGGACCCCTTCGCCGGTCACGTGGACGGGACGTGGTCCTGGGAGGCCTTCCCCCTGGAGGATTCGGGCGTGTGGGAGGCCGATTGGAAGCATTTCGACTACTGTCCCGTCATCGAGCTTTCCGTGGACCCGGGGACGGGGGAGGTGGGGGAGTAGCGAACAGATGTTCGGTTGAAAAAACGGCCCGTGGGGGCCGCTTTTACATCGAAGGCAGCACCTCCGGGTTGGAATCGCGCCGGAATAACGTAGGGGCGGGTGTCCACACCCGCCCGTGGTTCCGCCATATCTGCGTTCCCGACACCGACCCTCACCTTAACCCGTCGGCGCGCCGCTCCCTGGAAGGGAGAGGGGACATGTAGGGCGGGGACTTTAGTCCCCTCCGTTTTTTCTAAGGCAGCCCTCACCCCAACCCTCTCCCACAGGGAGAGGGAGGCCGCTACACTCGTGGGTTGCGATGATGTAGGGCGGCCCCTACGAGGGTGAAGCACGATTCACGCTTTATAAAAAGGGGCGGACCTTTAGGTCCGCCCGTTTTCTACCGCTTCCGGTGGCCGGGCTACTTCTTCGCCGGCGGGGTGAACTTCCACAGATCGGTCAGCGTGCCTACGCTGCCAAGCACGTTGGTGAGCTCCAGCGGGAAGAAGACCTTGTTGGCCTCGCCCTGGGCAATCTCGTTGAGGGTGTCCATGTAACGCAGGGCCACGAGGTATCCGGGGGCGATGGAGGCGTCCACGGCGGTCTTGACGAACTCGAGGGCGGCGGCCTCGGCCTCGGCGCGGATGCGGCGGGCGTCGGCGTCACCCGTGGCTTCCAGGACCTGCTTCTGCTTGTACCCCTCGGCGGTGAGAATGGCCGCCTGCTTCATGCCCTCGGCTTGGGCGATGCGGCTCTCCCGGTCTCCCTCGGCGCGCAGGATGACGGACCGCTTATCGCCCTCGGCGGTGAGAATCTTCGCGCGGCGCTCACGCTCGGCGGTGGACTGCATCTGCATCGCCGCATCGATCTCCGGCGGCGGGAGAATATCCTGGATCTCCACGCGGTTGACCTTGACGCCCCATTTGTCCGTGGCCTCGTCGAGGACCAGCCGCAGCTTGTTATTGATGACGTCGCGGCTGATCAGGGTCTCGTCCAGGTCAAGCTCGCCCATCACGTTACGCATCGTGGTCTGGGTCAGCTTCTCGATGGCATCGGGGAGGTTCAGAATCTCGTAGAGCGCCTTGGGCGGGTCGGTTATCTGGAAGTACAAAAGCGCGTTGACCTGCATGCGGACGTTGTCCTTGGTGATGACCGACTGGGCCGGGAAGTCGAAGACCTGCTCGCGGAGGTCCACGCGGTCCTTGTACTCGCGCTGGGTGTAGACGCGTCCGCGGACGTTGATGTTGCGCGTCCATATCACCTTGCGCGGCTTGTCTATGATCGGGATGATCAGGTGCAGGCCGCTCTTCAGGGTCTTCGTGTACTTGCCCAGGCGTTCGATGACCATCACTTCGGCCTGTCTGACCACCTTGAAGCCGGCGATGGCGAAGACCAACAGGAACAGAAAAATCGCGCCCAGGGCGATGATCGTCCCGACGCTGATGCCGCCCAAGTCCGCGGCGAAGCTGGCCGAGGCCAGGCACATCACGAGGACCGGAACCAGATAGCGCAGTTTCAGCAAGTCACACCTCCGTCACTGTCGTGTTGAGGTTTTTGGACTAAATAGAAGGGGTCCGGCGGCGCCGGGTCATTCGCCCTCGTGGGGGGCGATGGTGAACTTGATGCCGTCCACGCCGACGAGCTTGACCCGCCGCCCGACCTCGAAGGTGTAACCGTCGTCCTTGGGCCATACGGCGCCCCATTCCTCGCCGCCGACCTTGACGTAGCCCCGCCGGTCGTAGCTCACCGGCTGGGTGACGATGCCCGTCTTGCCCACCAGGGCCTCGATGTTGGTCTTGGTGTCTTCGGCGTGAGCGACCTTTTCGGCCTTGACGAAGAATTTGCGGGTCAGGAAGAGAAACATGCCACCGGCCAGGACGAAGACGGCTATCTGCCAGACGACGGCCATGCCGGTGAGGGACACGGCGGCGGTGAGCATCCCCGCCACGCCGAAGGGCAAGAGGAAGAAGCCGGGGACCACAATTTCGGCCACGGCCAGGAGGAACCCGGCGATCAGCCACAGGTGCCATGCGTAGATCTCCATAGGCGCTCCTTGGAGGAAACCTTGTCAGTCTACCCCACCATTATACCGGGTCGGGGCGAAAAATGAAACGCGCGGGTCATTCATCCAGAAGATCGGGCCGGAGCCGGCTCGTCCGTTCGAGCGACCGCTCGCGGCGCCATCTTTTCACCGCTTCATGGTCCCCCGATAGCAGCACCTCGGGGACGGTCATCCCCCGAAACGCCGCCGGTCGGGTGTACCAGGGGCAGTCCAGGAACCCCTCACCCTCGAAGGAGTCCTCCAGGGCCGCCTCGGCGTCGGAGAGGACGCCGGGAATCAGGCGCACCGCCGCCTCCACCGCCGCCAGCGCCACCAGTTCCCCCCCCGACAGGACGAAATCCCCCAGCGACAGCTCGAGGTCCGCCAACGTCCGCACCCGCTCGTCCACGCCCTTGTAGCGGCCGCAGATGAAGACCAGGTGCTCCTCCAGCGATAGCTCCCGAGCCAGGGGGTGATCCAGCACCCGCCCGCCGGGGTCGGTGAGAATCACCCGGGTGTTCTCGCGCCGCAGGTCCTCCACCGCGGCGAAGATGGGCTCGGGCTTCAAGAGCATCCCCGCCCCGCCGCCGAAGGGCTCGCCGTCGGCCAGGTGGTGGTTCCCGCCGCAGTAGTCCTTCAGGTCCACCGCGCACAGGCGGGCCAGTCCCTTGGCCGAGGAGCGCCCCATAATGGAGCTCTCCAGGTACGCCTGTACCGGGCCGGGGAAGAGGGTGATGATGTCGGCTTCGAACATCACGGTGCGACGACCAGCTCGATGCCGTCCTCGACGTGGTAGTCATGGCCGTTGACGTTGACCGGTCCCAGCGGCTGGTAGCCCCAGAGGTGGAAGCTGATGCGGTCCGCGGGCGGCGCCGGTACCGTGCCCCAGTCCTCGCCGTTGACCACCGCCGGCAGGTTGGCCTCGGGGTTCTTGTTTATTATCACCAGCTGGGAGAACTTTTCGGGCAGGTACGGCCGCACCGTGGGCAGGCCCACGTCCTGCATGGCGTAGAGCCCGTAGTCGTCCTTGAGCCAGACGACGATGTGGACCGCCTGCCAGCGGGAGAAGCTCCCGGTGCGCTGGACCTTATCCCACCGGGGCTGGAAGCCGTCGGCGTCGGTGACCTCGGCCCCGGCGCTGATGTACAGAGGCGAGCTGAAGCCGTCCTCGGAGCGGAACTCGGCCAGGCCCAGGTACTCCACGTCGGCCGACATCTCCTTCAAGCCCACGGTGAGCTCGTTGAAGTCGTAGCCGCCCCACTCCAGCACGATGCTGTCGCCGACGGCGGTGGCGTTGACGCGGAAGTTCAGGATGCCTATCTCCTCGAAGTGGTATAGCGCCGCGTCGTAGGATAGCTCCGCCCCCGCGGCGAGGCACAGCGCCAGGATGAGTATCGCGGTCGTCCGCATGGGTCCTCGAATCAGGAAAAGCTCTCCAGGTCCACGATTTCCAACTCCCCCACCGGGCCCGAGAAGAAGTTTTGCGCGATGGCGAGGAAGGTCTCCGAGACGTCGGTGGCGTGGAAGGCGTGCCCGCCGCCGGAGCCGGAGTAATTGGCCAGCCCGTTGGCGTCCAGGAGCTCGTCCACGGCGCGGGCCGTCTCCTCGGCCGAGTCAACCAGCGTCACCCCCGCGCCCATGGCCTGGGCGATGACGTCTTTTAAAAGCGGGTAGTGGGTGCAGCCCAGGACCAGGGTGTCCACCCCCGTCGCGCGCAGGGGCTCCAGGTAGCTCTGCGCCACCCAGCGCGGGACGGAGCCGGTCAGCCAGCCCTCCTCGGCCAGGGGGACGAAGAGGGGGCAGGGGCGGGAATGAACCGTCGCGTCCGGCCTCAGGCGGTGGATGGCCTCCTCGTAGCTGCCGCTGGCGACGGTGGCGCGCGTCCCAATGACGCCGATGACGCCGGTTTTTGTATGGTTGACGGCGGCCCGCGCCCCGGGCTCCACCACGCCCACGAGGGGCAGCTTCGCCTCCCGCGCGAGCGTGGGCAGCGCCACGGCGCTGGCCGTGTTGCACGCCACCACCACGAGCTTGACCCGCATCTTCTCAAAGAAGGCGAGGGCCTGGCGCGTGTAGTGGATGACGGTGGCCGGGGACTTGCCTCCGTAGGGCACCCGCGCCGTGTCGCCCAGGTACACCAGGGT
Proteins encoded in this region:
- a CDS encoding SPFH/Band 7/PHB domain protein yields the protein MLKLRYLVPVLVMCLASASFAADLGGISVGTIIALGAIFLFLLVFAIAGFKVVRQAEVMVIERLGKYTKTLKSGLHLIIPIIDKPRKVIWTRNINVRGRVYTQREYKDRVDLREQVFDFPAQSVITKDNVRMQVNALLYFQITDPPKALYEILNLPDAIEKLTQTTMRNVMGELDLDETLISRDVINNKLRLVLDEATDKWGVKVNRVEIQDILPPPEIDAAMQMQSTAERERRAKILTAEGDKRSVILRAEGDRESRIAQAEGMKQAAILTAEGYKQKQVLEATGDADARRIRAEAEAAALEFVKTAVDASIAPGYLVALRYMDTLNEIAQGEANKVFFPLELTNVLGSVGTLTDLWKFTPPAKK
- a CDS encoding NfeD family protein gives rise to the protein MEIYAWHLWLIAGFLLAVAEIVVPGFFLLPFGVAGMLTAAVSLTGMAVVWQIAVFVLAGGMFLFLTRKFFVKAEKVAHAEDTKTNIEALVGKTGIVTQPVSYDRRGYVKVGGEEWGAVWPKDDGYTFEVGRRVKLVGVDGIKFTIAPHEGE
- the trmD gene encoding tRNA (guanosine(37)-N1)-methyltransferase TrmD is translated as MFEADIITLFPGPVQAYLESSIMGRSSAKGLARLCAVDLKDYCGGNHHLADGEPFGGGAGMLLKPEPIFAAVEDLRRENTRVILTDPGGRVLDHPLARELSLEEHLVFICGRYKGVDERVRTLADLELSLGDFVLSGGELVALAAVEAAVRLIPGVLSDAEAALEDSFEGEGFLDCPWYTRPAAFRGMTVPEVLLSGDHEAVKRWRRERSLERTSRLRPDLLDE
- the murI gene encoding glutamate racemase, which translates into the protein MSDPGAPIGVFDSGVGGLTVARAVVERLPRETLVYLGDTARVPYGGKSPATVIHYTRQALAFFEKMRVKLVVVACNTASAVALPTLAREAKLPLVGVVEPGARAAVNHTKTGVIGVIGTRATVASGSYEEAIHRLRPDATVHSRPCPLFVPLAEEGWLTGSVPRWVAQSYLEPLRATGVDTLVLGCTHYPLLKDVIAQAMGAGVTLVDSAEETARAVDELLDANGLANYSGSGGGHAFHATDVSETFLAIAQNFFSGPVGELEIVDLESFS